In Crassostrea angulata isolate pt1a10 chromosome 6, ASM2561291v2, whole genome shotgun sequence, a genomic segment contains:
- the LOC128189795 gene encoding purine nucleoside phosphorylase-like, translated as MSKIEERLNGISAITQLNGDMTTKQLEINRVDTPNSNQGSFEEIETLAKLISGKIKHAPKVGIVCGSGLGGLVEMVEDKHIIKYSELDGFPVSTVPGHLGQFVFGMLNNVPVMLMQGRVHAYEGYPLHRVVLPVRVMWKMGVKNLILTNAAGGINSKYKVGDVMIVKDHINLPGFCGINPLMGINDDRIGPRFPPMSDAYCKRYRDIAKGTAKELGFTDFVQEGVLSFLTGPSFETVTECRLLKLIGADATGMSVIPEAIVARHCGMEVLAMSLITNCCVMEFDSDLTANHEEVLETGKTRSKDMQKLISKIVEKIAS; from the exons ATGAGTAAGATAGAGGAAAGATTAAATGGGATTTCAGCTATTACGCAGCTCAATGGCGATATGACAACCAAGCAACTGGAGATTAATAGAGTAGATACACCAAATAGCAA TCAAGGATCATTCGAGGAAATCGAAACATTGGCCAAGCTGATCAGCGGCAAGATCAAGCATGCTCCCAAAGTTGGAATCGTGTGTGGGTCGGGGCTTGGCGGACTCGTGGAGATGGTGGAGGACAAACATATCATCAAATACTCCGAACTGGACGGGTTTCCTGTCAGCACTG TGCCCGGTCATCTCGGGCAGTTTGTCTTTGGAATGTTGAATAATGTCCCAGTCATGTTGATGCAGGGAAGGGTCCATGCGTATGAAGGGTATCCTCTTCATCGA gttgTCTTGCCAGTCAGAGTTATGTGGAAGATGGGAGTCAAGAACCTGATTCTAACCAACGCGGCAGGAGGAATCAACTCCAAATACAAAGTTGGTGATGTCATGATAGTAAAGGATCACATCAATCTACCTGGATTTTGTGGAATCAATCCCCTGATGGGAATCAACGACGACAG AATTGGACCAAGATTTCCACCAATGTCAGATGCGTACTGTAAAAGGTATAGGGACATTGCCAAAGGAACGGCCAAGGAACTTGGATTCACCGACTTTGTTCAAGAAGGAGTTTTAAGCTTTTTGACGGGTCCGTCTTTTGAAACAGTCACGGAATGTCGGCTACTAAAACTGATTGGAGCTGATGCTACAG GAATGAGTGTCATTCCTGAGGCCATTGTTGCCCGCCATTGTGGAATGGAAGTGCTAGCAATGTCCCTGATTACAAACTGTTGTGTGATGGAGTTTGACTCGGATCTGACAGCCAATCACGAGGAAGTATTGGAGACTGGAAAAACCCGATCCAAGGACATGCAAAAACTAATCTCAAAGATTGTAGAGAAAATTGCTTCATAA